The genomic interval CCGAGCGCGGTAAACAGCGCCCGGTCGGTGCCGGTCATGAAGGCCTGGCCGCCGATATCGTCGATCCGCTCGAACAGCGCCGCGCGCCTGCCGGCATCGAGATGGGCGGCGACCTCGTCGAACAGCATGATTGGCGGATGGCCGCTGATGCGGCGGGTGAGCTTCGCATGGGCGAGCACCAGGCCGATCAACAGCGCCTTCTGCTCGCCAGTTGAGCACAGCGCCGCCTCCATCGCCTTTGCCGCGTGGCGCACCTCCAGATCGCTGCGGTGCGGGCCGTCGAGCGTGCGTCCCGCGCCGGCATCGCGGAAGCGTTCTTCCTCCAGAGCCAAGCGATAGCGATCCTCGAGGTCGATGGCCGGGGCTTCGGCATGATCGGCGAAGAAGCCGGAAAGCGCGATCTCGGGCGCGGGGAAGGGCGATCCGCCCGTGGTCTCTTCGATCAGCGCGGCAAGCAGCGTCACCAGTTCGCGCCGCGCCAGCGCCATCGCGACCCCGAGGCCCGCCATCTGCTCCTCCAGCCCGGAAAGCCAGGCCGGCTCCATGCGCCGTTCGGAAAGCAGGCGGTTGCGCGAGCGCATGGCGCGCTCGAAATCGGCAACCCGGCGGCCATGGGCGGGGTCGATCGACAGCACCATGCGGT from Martelella mediterranea DSM 17316 carries:
- the recF gene encoding DNA replication/repair protein RecF (All proteins in this family for which functions are known are DNA-binding proteins that assist the filamentation of RecA onto DNA for the initiation of recombination or recombinational repair.); protein product: MLPSIFLTALKLTDFRNYEKAALAFDGRHVVLTGDNGSGKTNLMEAVSFLSPGRGLRRAAYGQVTRKEAAAGFTVFAELEGMEGSVSIGTGTDGVEGAGRKVRINGTPAATGDELLDHARVIWLTPAMDGLFTGAAADRRRFVDRMVLSIDPAHGRRVADFERAMRSRNRLLSERRMEPAWLSGLEEQMAGLGVAMALARRELVTLLAALIEETTGGSPFPAPEIALSGFFADHAEAPAIDLEDRYRLALEEERFRDAGAGRTLDGPHRSDLEVRHAAKAMEAALCSTGEQKALLIGLVLAHAKLTRRISGHPPIMLFDEVAAHLDAGRRAALFERIDDIGGQAFMTGTDRALFTALGERGQFFNVSAGSIAEEKPQ